The following proteins are co-located in the Vicinamibacteria bacterium genome:
- a CDS encoding N(4)-(beta-N-acetylglucosaminyl)-L-asparaginase, with protein sequence MGVMRRRDFVRSAAAGSLAAVAAGPRAFGAAPAIITQKTLRPVVISDRSGIAYKNGGAKSCVETAFERIVRGEDVLDALIAGVNIVENDPEEPGVGYGAVPNAEGVVQLDASCMHGPRKRAGGVAAIEGVRTPSLVAKAVMDFTDHHLLVGKGAQDFARNLGFEIEDDITTDASRKRWLEWKQRIDPEHYLDPEKRAIRGYEAALQMLREGLLEESHMWGTIHCNAINSRGEIAGVTSTSGLSFKIPGRTGDSPILGAGIYVDNDVGACGSTGRGEANLYNLTSFLIVENMRRGAHPKDATLEGLKRIQANTVEKRLLNGRGLPNFNIRFFALNAKGEYAGATMYRAEETIFAVCDENGPREEPLEPLLEGAPTD encoded by the coding sequence ATGGGAGTCATGAGACGGCGTGATTTCGTACGATCCGCGGCCGCCGGCAGTCTCGCGGCTGTCGCGGCTGGCCCGCGAGCGTTCGGCGCGGCGCCGGCGATCATCACTCAGAAGACCCTACGACCGGTGGTGATTTCCGATCGCAGCGGGATCGCCTACAAGAACGGCGGAGCGAAGAGCTGCGTCGAGACCGCGTTCGAGCGGATCGTTCGGGGGGAAGACGTCCTCGACGCCCTCATTGCCGGGGTCAACATCGTGGAGAACGATCCGGAGGAGCCAGGCGTGGGTTACGGCGCCGTCCCCAACGCGGAAGGAGTGGTTCAGCTCGATGCCTCGTGCATGCATGGTCCGAGAAAACGGGCGGGCGGGGTGGCCGCCATCGAGGGTGTTCGCACGCCTTCCCTGGTGGCGAAGGCGGTGATGGATTTCACCGATCATCATCTTCTCGTCGGGAAGGGCGCCCAGGACTTCGCGAGAAACCTCGGATTCGAGATCGAAGACGACATCACCACCGACGCGTCCCGAAAGCGCTGGCTCGAGTGGAAGCAGCGGATCGACCCCGAGCATTATCTCGACCCGGAGAAGCGGGCCATCCGGGGCTATGAGGCTGCGCTCCAGATGCTGCGCGAAGGGCTCCTGGAGGAGAGCCATATGTGGGGAACGATTCACTGCAATGCGATCAACTCGCGGGGAGAGATCGCGGGTGTGACCAGCACGAGCGGGCTGAGCTTCAAGATTCCGGGCCGTACGGGCGACTCGCCCATTCTGGGTGCTGGGATCTACGTGGACAACGACGTCGGAGCTTGCGGATCGACGGGGCGCGGGGAAGCGAATCTCTACAACCTCACCTCCTTCCTCATCGTGGAGAACATGCGGCGGGGAGCTCATCCCAAGGACGCCACGCTCGAGGGATTGAAGCGGATCCAGGCGAACACGGTCGAGAAGAGGCTTCTGAACGGCCGCGGACTCCCGAATTTCAACATCCGCTTCTTCGCCTTGAACGCGAAAGGGGAATACGCCGGCGCGACGATGTACCGGGCGGAAGAGACGATTTTCGCCGTCTGCGACGAGAACGGCCCGCGCGAGGAGCCCCTTGAGCCTCTGCTCGAGGGAGCCCCTACCGATTGA